In Ectothiorhodosinus mongolicus, one DNA window encodes the following:
- a CDS encoding TrkH family potassium uptake protein: MHWAPVLRIVGILVMLFSFTMLPPALVALIYQDDGLMPFLSAFGLLLVFGMLLWLPVCRNRQELRTRDGFLIVVLFWVVLGLSGAVPLTLSQAPNISITDAAFESMSGLTTTGATILSGIDDLPHSIRFYRQQLQWLGGMGIIVLAVAILPMLGIGGMQLYRAETPGPVKDTKLTPRIAETAKALWYIYLTITVACASAYWLAGMDAFDAIGHSFSTVAIGGFSTYDASIGHFQSPAISLIATVFMLIAAINFSVHFFAWRTRNPLTYFKDPEVRWFGAIMLTLMLVVVATLLLLGHYSQWNDAVVNGIFHAVSIGTTAGFATDNFAAWPLFLPALLLFVAFIGGCAMSTAGGIKVIRFMLLIKQGYREVIRLIHPQALVPIKIGGKAVPDRVVNAVWGFFSAYVALFTLMMLILLGTGLDQVTAFSAVAANITNLGPGLGEVAANYASISDTAKWTLMFAMLLGRLEIFTLLVLLTPAFWRH; this comes from the coding sequence ATGCACTGGGCGCCGGTTTTACGGATTGTGGGAATCCTGGTGATGCTGTTTAGTTTCACCATGTTACCGCCAGCGCTGGTAGCGCTGATTTACCAAGACGATGGGCTGATGCCGTTTCTCTCGGCATTTGGCTTACTGTTGGTGTTTGGCATGCTGCTCTGGTTGCCGGTGTGCCGCAATCGCCAAGAGCTGCGCACCCGAGATGGGTTTCTCATCGTGGTGCTGTTTTGGGTGGTGCTGGGCCTGTCCGGAGCCGTGCCGCTGACGCTCTCACAAGCGCCGAATATCTCTATCACCGATGCCGCCTTTGAGAGCATGAGCGGACTGACCACCACCGGCGCGACCATCCTCTCGGGCATCGATGATTTGCCGCACTCGATCCGTTTTTATCGGCAACAGCTGCAGTGGCTGGGCGGCATGGGCATCATCGTTTTGGCGGTAGCGATCTTACCCATGCTCGGTATTGGCGGCATGCAGCTTTATCGCGCCGAGACTCCGGGCCCCGTCAAAGACACCAAACTCACGCCGCGTATTGCCGAGACCGCCAAAGCGCTTTGGTATATCTATCTGACGATTACCGTGGCCTGCGCCAGTGCTTATTGGCTGGCCGGCATGGACGCTTTTGACGCCATCGGCCATAGCTTCTCGACCGTGGCTATCGGCGGTTTTTCGACCTATGACGCCAGCATTGGGCATTTCCAAAGCCCGGCGATTTCGCTGATCGCAACCGTGTTTATGCTGATTGCCGCGATCAATTTTTCTGTGCATTTTTTCGCCTGGCGTACCCGCAATCCGCTAACGTACTTCAAGGATCCCGAAGTGCGCTGGTTCGGCGCCATTATGCTCACCTTGATGCTGGTAGTCGTGGCCACACTGCTGCTTTTGGGGCATTACAGCCAATGGAATGATGCGGTGGTGAATGGCATTTTCCATGCCGTGTCTATTGGCACGACGGCGGGTTTTGCCACCGATAATTTTGCGGCCTGGCCTTTGTTTCTGCCGGCGCTTTTGCTATTCGTGGCCTTTATTGGCGGGTGCGCCATGTCCACCGCCGGCGGTATCAAAGTGATTCGCTTTATGCTGCTAATCAAACAGGGCTATCGAGAAGTGATTCGCCTCATCCATCCCCAAGCCCTCGTGCCCATTAAAATCGGCGGTAAAGCGGTACCCGACCGCGTGGTGAATGCGGTATGGGGCTTTTTCTCGGCGTATGTGGCGCTGTTTACCCTCATGATGCTGATCTTGCTGGGCACGGGACTGGATCAAGTCACGGCCTTTTCGGCTGTCGCCGCCAACATCACCAACTTAGGCCCGGGCTTGGGCGAGGTTGCCGCCAATTACGCCAGCATCAGCGACACGGCGAAATGGACGCTGATGTTTGCGATGCTTTTGGGGCGTCTTGAGATCTTCACGCTCTTAGTGCTGCTCACCCCGGCTTTCTGGCGCCACTAA
- a CDS encoding DUF3617 domain-containing protein — protein sequence MNRNFTALFAAFLLTVATVAHAEAPNLEPGEWQFEHVTSVEGQDMIPPQTDNVRQCVTREDVASAENFLESGENCEVQRMSVSRDQLSYDMVCIEAGMRVEMQAELNFAGTRMHGEMRANLDSPMGEMVLLTRLSGERIGDC from the coding sequence ATGAATCGCAATTTCACCGCTTTATTTGCCGCCTTTTTGCTCACCGTGGCCACCGTGGCGCACGCCGAAGCGCCGAATCTCGAGCCGGGTGAGTGGCAGTTCGAGCATGTCACCTCTGTCGAGGGCCAGGATATGATCCCGCCGCAAACCGATAACGTGCGTCAGTGCGTCACTCGCGAGGACGTAGCCAGCGCCGAGAACTTCCTGGAGTCTGGGGAAAATTGCGAGGTGCAGCGCATGTCCGTAAGCCGTGACCAGCTCAGCTATGACATGGTTTGTATCGAAGCCGGTATGCGCGTGGAAATGCAGGCCGAGCTCAACTTCGCCGGCACCCGCATGCACGGCGAAATGCGCGCCAACCTCGACTCGCCTATGGGCGAGATGGTGCTCCTCACTCGCCTCTCTGGAGAGCGCATCGGCGACTGTTAA
- a CDS encoding SDR family NAD(P)-dependent oxidoreductase, protein MNIIVIAGSGGLGRAFVEALAARPEVRSIIATHRRDNPTVQRDHATQGQASAVGLSEKCRWHQLDATQEAQVAAFAEQCQEIDWLINAAGMLHQGEYLPEKRIAQLDPEFALENFRTNTLPTMLLARHLLPKMRHGRPAVFASISARLASIGENGIGGWYSYRASKAALNQVIRTLSIECRRTHPQLSLAALHPGTTDTALSKPFQRNVPDGQLFTPEYSVASMLKVLDRLTPETSGRFWSFDGTELPW, encoded by the coding sequence ATGAATATCATCGTTATCGCGGGCTCGGGAGGGCTTGGACGCGCATTCGTCGAGGCTTTGGCGGCGCGGCCCGAAGTGCGCTCCATCATCGCTACCCATCGTCGGGATAATCCTACCGTTCAGCGGGATCATGCGACTCAGGGTCAGGCCAGTGCCGTTGGCCTGTCAGAGAAATGCCGGTGGCATCAGCTAGACGCCACCCAAGAGGCTCAAGTTGCCGCCTTTGCCGAGCAATGCCAAGAAATCGATTGGCTGATCAATGCCGCGGGGATGCTGCATCAGGGTGAGTATCTGCCAGAGAAGCGCATTGCCCAACTAGACCCAGAGTTTGCCCTGGAGAATTTTCGCACCAACACACTGCCCACCATGCTCCTGGCCAGGCATCTTTTGCCGAAAATGCGTCATGGTCGGCCGGCGGTATTTGCCAGCATCTCGGCGCGCCTAGCCAGTATCGGTGAGAACGGCATCGGTGGTTGGTATAGCTATCGCGCCAGCAAGGCTGCTCTCAACCAGGTGATCCGGACCTTATCCATCGAATGTCGGCGCACTCATCCACAGCTTAGCCTCGCGGCATTGCACCCCGGCACGACCGATACTGCGCTGTCCAAGCCTTTTCAAAGAAACGTCCCCGACGGCCAGCTGTTCACTCCAGAATACAGCGTTGCCAGTATGCTCAAGGTGCTAGACCGCCTTACGCCCGAGACCTCTGGACGCTTTTGGTCCTTTGACGGCACGGAGTTGCCCTGGTAG
- a CDS encoding protoporphyrinogen/coproporphyrinogen oxidase, translated as MHADVIIIGAGLAGLSCGLTLEAEGHKVLLLEASDRAGGRLRTDQHEGFLLDRGFLVLQTWYPAAQRWLDYEALDLRPFHNGALLRFEGQTHRITDVWRSPQHVIEMLRSPVGTLGDKLRLLRLRQRALSGNLRALYSRPETTALAALQAQGFTPKFIERFFLPFFSGVFFDPQLSVSSRSLEFVFRAFALGNTALPARGMQAISDQLASRLNPGTLQCHTTVQSVGGTTPKRGRTSVIVERGLTPFLEAKAVVVATDARAARRLLGEPEAEQPMRRSVCVYYAADEAPIDGPYLLLNSETVDGKPRGVINSVLCPSNLSRHYAPPDKHLITVNLDAGDTPLETLLERLAIELRHWFGAAAAHWQQLKVYELPEALPMQAPPVTYPGDVVLRKDESLWVCGEYASAPSFQWALHNGERAAQEVLDYLAQK; from the coding sequence ATGCATGCCGATGTGATCATTATTGGGGCGGGTTTGGCTGGCTTGAGCTGTGGTTTGACGCTCGAGGCTGAGGGCCACAAGGTCCTGTTACTGGAAGCCAGCGATCGCGCGGGTGGACGCTTGCGCACTGATCAACATGAGGGTTTTTTGTTAGATCGGGGCTTTTTAGTGCTGCAGACTTGGTATCCGGCGGCCCAGCGCTGGCTGGATTATGAGGCTTTAGACCTGCGCCCTTTCCACAATGGCGCTTTGTTGCGGTTTGAGGGTCAAACTCACCGCATCACCGACGTGTGGCGCTCGCCACAACACGTAATCGAGATGCTGCGCTCGCCAGTGGGTACATTGGGTGACAAGCTGCGTTTATTGCGACTGCGGCAACGAGCGCTTTCCGGCAACTTAAGGGCCTTATACAGCCGGCCCGAGACTACTGCCCTCGCCGCCCTGCAGGCCCAGGGGTTCACCCCGAAATTCATCGAACGCTTCTTCTTACCGTTTTTCAGCGGCGTGTTTTTCGATCCGCAGCTCAGTGTCTCCTCACGCTCTTTAGAATTCGTGTTTCGCGCTTTCGCGCTAGGCAATACTGCCCTGCCGGCGCGTGGCATGCAGGCCATCAGCGATCAGCTGGCATCGCGCCTCAATCCCGGCACCTTGCAATGCCACACAACCGTCCAATCCGTGGGGGGTACGACCCCAAAAAGGGGTCGTACCTCAGTTATCGTGGAACGGGGTCTGACCCCATTTTTAGAGGCGAAGGCGGTGGTGGTGGCCACGGATGCGCGCGCGGCGCGGCGCTTGCTGGGGGAGCCGGAGGCTGAGCAGCCAATGCGGCGCAGCGTCTGTGTGTATTACGCGGCGGATGAGGCGCCGATCGATGGGCCTTATTTGCTGCTTAACAGCGAGACTGTGGACGGTAAGCCGCGCGGTGTGATTAATAGCGTGCTGTGTCCCAGCAATTTGTCGCGTCACTATGCGCCGCCAGATAAGCACTTGATCACCGTAAACTTGGACGCGGGTGATACGCCATTGGAGACACTACTGGAGCGCTTGGCGATCGAGCTGCGGCACTGGTTTGGTGCTGCAGCGGCGCATTGGCAGCAGCTTAAGGTCTATGAGCTGCCTGAGGCTTTGCCCATGCAGGCACCGCCAGTGACCTATCCCGGTGATGTCGTGCTACGCAAAGACGAGTCGCTGTGGGTGTGCGGCGAGTATGCCTCAGCCCCCTCATTTCAGTGGGCACTGCATAATGGTGAACGCGCCGCCCAAGAAGTGCTAGATTATCTGGCACAAAAATAA
- a CDS encoding dienelactone hydrolase family protein: MKRWLALPLALLLSSPALAEIRGEEVRYSADGVNLHGYIAWDDSVSGPRPGVIVVHEWWGHNDYVRDRARQLAALGYTALAVDMFGDGRTADHPDNAGAFAREVAQNADIRRSRFNAAMDVLNAHPTVKNDQLAALGYCFGGSVVLNMAREGAPLAGVVAYHAGLASPVAAQAGVTQSRVRVFNGAADPMVPPEQVAAFEAEMRASGVDFAVVNYDGVLHGFTNPGADAFAERFGLPLGFDEAADSDSWAQTQSFLQELFAQ, from the coding sequence ATGAAAAGATGGCTGGCTTTACCCTTGGCTTTGCTGTTGTCCTCCCCTGCGCTGGCGGAGATTCGCGGTGAGGAGGTGCGTTACAGCGCGGATGGCGTCAACCTGCACGGCTATATCGCCTGGGATGACAGCGTGAGCGGCCCGCGACCGGGCGTCATCGTGGTGCACGAGTGGTGGGGGCATAATGACTATGTGCGTGATCGGGCGCGGCAGTTGGCCGCACTGGGCTACACCGCGCTAGCAGTAGACATGTTTGGCGATGGCCGCACCGCGGATCACCCCGATAATGCGGGGGCATTCGCTCGCGAGGTCGCCCAGAATGCGGATATTCGTCGCTCGCGCTTTAATGCAGCGATGGACGTCTTAAATGCCCATCCCACCGTGAAAAATGACCAGCTAGCCGCTTTGGGCTACTGCTTTGGCGGTTCAGTCGTGCTCAATATGGCCCGCGAAGGCGCGCCTCTTGCCGGTGTTGTCGCTTATCATGCCGGGCTGGCCTCACCGGTGGCAGCACAAGCGGGCGTGACCCAATCGCGTGTTCGCGTCTTTAATGGCGCCGCCGATCCCATGGTCCCGCCCGAGCAGGTAGCGGCTTTTGAGGCTGAGATGCGAGCCTCTGGTGTGGACTTTGCGGTGGTCAACTACGACGGCGTGCTGCATGGCTTCACCAATCCTGGTGCCGATGCTTTTGCAGAGCGCTTTGGCTTGCCGTTGGGCTTTGATGAGGCGGCTGATAGCGACTCTTGGGCGCAAACCCAGAGCTTTTTGCAGGAACTTTTCGCGCAGTAA
- a CDS encoding AEC family transporter produces MNLVAVLGTVLPVFLIVAVGFLYGRRFPTDIDTANRLNMEIFTPALIFSALTAQGFQIADYWQLIVFSSLVVLGSGVLVLPFVRLLKVDWKTFVPPMMFTNSGNMGIPILLLAFGEAALPAAIVLFIVENTLHFTVGMAMVNRRASLWQVLRTPMITASVIGIAVSLTAFSVPQVVAVPIEMLGQIAIPLMLFTLGVRMVGADFSDWKLGLWGGVLAPASGLGMVLLMLPVMNLPPEQFAYLLVFAVLPPAVLNYMVAEKFAQEPRRVASIVFVANLMSIFTLFAVLAYLL; encoded by the coding sequence ATGAATCTGGTTGCGGTTCTAGGCACGGTTTTACCGGTTTTTTTGATTGTCGCGGTGGGCTTTTTATATGGCCGGCGCTTTCCCACGGATATCGATACCGCGAATCGCCTGAATATGGAGATCTTCACGCCGGCGCTGATTTTTAGTGCGCTGACGGCTCAGGGTTTTCAGATTGCCGATTATTGGCAGCTGATTGTGTTTTCGAGCTTGGTGGTATTGGGCTCGGGGGTTTTGGTGCTGCCCTTTGTGCGCCTGTTGAAGGTCGATTGGAAGACTTTTGTGCCGCCGATGATGTTCACCAACAGCGGCAATATGGGGATTCCTATTTTGCTGTTGGCTTTTGGTGAGGCGGCGCTGCCGGCGGCGATTGTACTTTTTATCGTCGAGAACACGCTGCATTTCACAGTGGGTATGGCGATGGTCAATCGCCGCGCTAGCCTCTGGCAGGTGTTGCGCACGCCGATGATTACCGCAAGTGTCATTGGCATTGCGGTGAGTCTCACCGCTTTCTCGGTGCCGCAGGTGGTGGCTGTGCCGATTGAAATGCTGGGGCAGATTGCTATCCCATTGATGCTTTTTACGCTCGGTGTGCGCATGGTGGGGGCGGATTTCTCAGATTGGAAGCTGGGGCTTTGGGGCGGGGTTTTGGCCCCGGCCAGCGGTTTGGGCATGGTGCTGTTGATGTTGCCGGTGATGAATCTGCCGCCCGAGCAGTTCGCTTATTTGCTGGTGTTCGCGGTTTTGCCGCCGGCCGTGCTCAATTACATGGTGGCGGAAAAGTTTGCTCAGGAGCCGCGGCGCGTGGCTTCGATCGTCTTTGTCGCCAATTTGATGAGCATATTCACGCTTTTCGCGGTCCTGGCCTACCTGCTCTAA
- a CDS encoding sensor histidine kinase, which translates to MMWLRCALLITLAVFMAPAAAKQEPISWPLNLGPDIGFELWVDESANTHFDEIRQLPADAWQQRSYALMEGYTYAAHWLRFSIPELAQAVPTLWLEISPAYLDQLDLFYQPNADIDEWVQITGGDIFSAADRPIDWRHMVFPLESTETMGPIYLRLQTSSTSMLFGKFWIPEAFAIAKAKDSILWGLYFGFALFSVVLALVLGAFTRDRTLLSVAAFGIAYVFIASMQGFMGWSLFRHMPLVAHHMVGLSLMLSWIAIIWLAREALDLKNQIPWLDRITLVWIGLMSLLLLSIPLGHYTWGIQWMSYLGEPMKWVATIAGFWLWYRRGPQFAFFAVPFFLHNFFAAASVMSAHGYYPFTELLYVTWQYLMVFLMLMVIGLAAYRIQTSERERRDREQLARELKLEREASFLQRQFVSMVSHEFRTPLAIIDAVITNIRARPDLSPEERHAKEEKILRASARLATLTSNCLAETRLSTRELSLEPVNLITLIEEAAEIVHLTGGYSLELRANEKVYRVGDAVEPIMIDADRAMLRIALSNVLDNAAKYSLPGLIRIDVITRGEKILIQVANRGAEIPAEIVAQLFERYFTQHPQGIPRRTSASAGLGLFIAHEIITQHGGALRLMPYQDGWVCFEFELTL; encoded by the coding sequence ATGATGTGGCTGCGCTGTGCATTGCTGATCACCCTAGCCGTCTTCATGGCGCCTGCTGCCGCAAAACAAGAGCCGATCAGTTGGCCCCTCAATCTAGGGCCTGATATTGGCTTTGAGCTATGGGTTGACGAAAGCGCCAACACGCACTTCGATGAGATTCGGCAGCTTCCTGCAGATGCTTGGCAGCAGAGAAGTTATGCGCTGATGGAAGGCTACACGTATGCCGCTCACTGGCTGAGATTTAGTATCCCTGAACTCGCCCAAGCCGTCCCCACACTGTGGCTTGAGATCTCCCCCGCTTATTTAGACCAGTTAGACCTTTTTTATCAGCCAAATGCGGACATCGATGAATGGGTGCAGATAACAGGTGGCGATATCTTTAGCGCCGCTGATCGACCCATTGATTGGCGCCATATGGTTTTTCCTTTGGAATCCACGGAAACCATGGGGCCGATCTATTTGCGATTGCAAACCTCCAGCACCTCAATGCTGTTTGGCAAGTTTTGGATTCCTGAGGCCTTTGCGATAGCCAAAGCCAAGGACAGCATATTGTGGGGGTTGTATTTTGGTTTCGCCCTGTTCTCGGTAGTACTGGCACTGGTGTTGGGTGCTTTTACACGCGACCGTACCCTATTGTCAGTGGCCGCTTTTGGGATTGCCTATGTGTTTATCGCCAGCATGCAAGGTTTCATGGGCTGGTCGCTATTTAGGCATATGCCCCTAGTCGCGCACCATATGGTGGGCTTGAGTTTGATGCTCTCTTGGATAGCGATTATCTGGTTAGCCCGTGAAGCGCTGGATCTTAAAAATCAAATCCCTTGGTTGGATCGCATTACGCTTGTCTGGATTGGTCTTATGAGTTTGTTGCTGCTGAGCATTCCTTTGGGCCATTACACCTGGGGCATCCAATGGATGAGCTATCTTGGCGAGCCAATGAAATGGGTGGCGACCATCGCGGGCTTTTGGCTCTGGTACCGCCGAGGGCCGCAGTTCGCGTTTTTTGCGGTTCCCTTTTTTCTCCACAATTTTTTTGCTGCAGCATCAGTAATGAGCGCGCATGGCTACTATCCATTCACAGAACTGCTCTATGTGACTTGGCAGTATTTGATGGTCTTTTTAATGCTTATGGTGATTGGTTTGGCGGCCTACCGAATTCAAACCAGCGAGAGAGAAAGACGCGATCGGGAACAGCTGGCCCGTGAATTGAAACTCGAGCGTGAAGCCAGTTTCCTCCAAAGGCAGTTCGTGAGCATGGTTTCGCACGAGTTTCGGACGCCTTTGGCCATAATCGATGCGGTCATCACTAATATTCGAGCGCGCCCTGATTTAAGCCCTGAGGAACGCCATGCAAAAGAAGAAAAAATCCTACGTGCTAGTGCCCGCCTCGCCACATTAACCAGCAACTGTCTAGCTGAAACTCGCTTAAGCACTCGGGAGCTTAGCTTGGAGCCCGTGAATCTGATTACTTTGATCGAAGAAGCGGCGGAGATTGTGCATTTAACGGGTGGGTACTCATTGGAGCTTCGGGCGAATGAGAAAGTTTATCGGGTGGGTGACGCGGTGGAGCCCATCATGATAGACGCAGACCGTGCCATGTTGCGCATCGCGCTATCCAATGTTTTGGATAATGCGGCGAAGTACTCTTTGCCGGGGCTCATACGAATTGACGTCATCACGCGCGGCGAAAAGATCCTGATACAGGTCGCTAATCGTGGTGCTGAGATCCCCGCTGAGATTGTGGCGCAATTGTTCGAGCGTTATTTCACCCAACACCCACAAGGGATTCCAAGACGCACCAGCGCTAGTGCCGGTTTGGGACTATTCATCGCCCACGAGATCATCACCCAACACGGTGGGGCACTGCGTCTAATGCCTTATCAAGACGGATGGGTCTGCTTTGAATTTGAGCTTACCCTTTAG
- a CDS encoding MBL fold metallo-hydrolase — translation MASSAKAADRSLEEILQPIDLGDGVYYFYGSLENRTPLNQGVTNNIGFVVTDAGVVLIDSGPSHQVAAQITEAVASMTAKPIVQVVSLGSQDHRWLGNDYFVSHGAELIALTRTATTQANTADQHVQRLTRALGEEALAGTVPKVAEQPIDADRHEWTMGQHRFALVFAGDGHFPGDAMLHLPDQGIVFTGDIVYTERMLGIHPWTNPVEQLAAFDTMVGWNPRVVVPGHGAATDVAEATRDTGDYLRHLVTEVRQGIENWENLDEVVERLADLPQFQHLRHYDDWHRMNINRTYLFIEQNP, via the coding sequence ATGGCATCGTCGGCCAAAGCAGCGGATCGCAGTTTAGAAGAGATTCTTCAGCCCATCGATTTAGGCGATGGGGTTTATTATTTTTACGGCTCTTTAGAGAACCGAACGCCACTCAATCAGGGCGTCACCAATAACATTGGCTTTGTCGTCACAGATGCCGGCGTGGTGCTCATTGATAGTGGCCCTAGCCATCAGGTAGCCGCGCAGATTACTGAGGCGGTGGCTTCAATGACGGCCAAGCCCATTGTCCAAGTTGTCAGCCTCGGCAGTCAGGACCATCGCTGGCTGGGCAATGATTATTTTGTTTCCCATGGAGCAGAACTCATCGCCCTCACCCGCACCGCCACCACCCAGGCCAATACCGCTGATCAGCATGTGCAGCGCTTGACCCGTGCCTTAGGCGAGGAAGCTTTGGCCGGCACAGTCCCAAAAGTGGCAGAACAGCCCATCGACGCCGATCGGCATGAGTGGACCATGGGACAGCATCGCTTCGCCTTAGTGTTCGCGGGTGATGGCCACTTCCCAGGCGATGCGATGTTGCATCTACCTGACCAAGGCATCGTATTCACGGGGGATATTGTGTACACCGAACGCATGCTGGGCATTCATCCCTGGACCAATCCAGTGGAACAGTTGGCGGCCTTTGACACTATGGTTGGGTGGAACCCGCGAGTGGTCGTACCGGGACATGGGGCGGCGACCGATGTCGCTGAAGCCACGCGCGATACCGGGGACTATTTGCGCCATCTGGTCACTGAAGTGCGCCAGGGTATTGAGAACTGGGAAAACCTTGATGAGGTGGTGGAGCGCTTGGCCGATCTGCCGCAGTTCCAGCACTTGCGGCATTATGACGATTGGCATCGCATGAACATCAACCGCACTTATTTGTTTATCGAGCAAAACCCGTAA
- the glcF gene encoding glycolate oxidase subunit GlcF: protein MQTQLADFIRNTPAGEEAEQILRACVHCGFCNATCPTYQLLGNELDGPRGRIYLMKQALEGTTPTARTLSHLDRCLTCRNCETTCPSGVRYGRLVDIGREVVEQQVKRGFSDRLKRGLLRRFLLSPAFDASLALGRAFRPVLPSRWRRSIPQRRAAGVRPPVRHTYRVLMPEGCVQPGLSPEINAATARVLDRLGISIIDVPAVRCCGAIEQHLSAHDAALERVKANIDAWWPHIEAGARAVVMTASGCGAMVKDYGVLLAHDPAYAEKARQVSALAVDISELIAAQDLSVFRPTKKRVAFHPPCTLQHGQKLPGVVENILTQLGFELTPVADKHLCCGSAGTYSLLQPELAGQLKANKLKNLVAGEPEVIATANIGCQTHLASGSDLPVRHWICLLDEA from the coding sequence ATGCAAACGCAACTGGCAGATTTTATACGCAATACCCCTGCCGGCGAGGAAGCCGAGCAGATTTTGCGCGCCTGTGTGCATTGCGGCTTTTGTAACGCCACCTGCCCCACCTATCAGCTGCTGGGCAATGAGCTAGACGGCCCTCGGGGACGGATTTATTTAATGAAGCAAGCCCTTGAGGGTACGACCCCAACGGCGCGAACTTTGTCGCATTTAGATCGCTGTCTGACATGTCGTAACTGTGAGACCACTTGCCCCTCGGGCGTGCGCTATGGACGCCTAGTGGATATTGGTCGTGAGGTGGTGGAACAGCAAGTCAAGCGTGGCTTTTCGGACCGACTCAAGCGCGGCCTCTTGCGGCGGTTTTTGCTGTCTCCAGCCTTCGATGCGAGTTTGGCATTGGGACGGGCTTTTCGCCCAGTGCTGCCTTCGCGTTGGCGACGCAGTATTCCGCAGCGCCGCGCCGCTGGGGTACGACCCCCTGTGCGACATACCTATCGCGTGTTAATGCCCGAGGGGTGCGTGCAGCCGGGTTTATCTCCCGAGATCAATGCAGCGACCGCGCGGGTTTTGGATCGCCTAGGGATTAGTATCATCGATGTGCCAGCGGTGCGCTGTTGTGGCGCCATTGAACAGCATTTAAGTGCGCATGATGCGGCTCTCGAGCGGGTCAAGGCCAATATCGATGCTTGGTGGCCGCATATTGAGGCCGGCGCGCGGGCAGTGGTGATGACAGCCAGTGGCTGCGGGGCGATGGTCAAGGATTATGGGGTGTTGTTGGCGCATGACCCTGCGTATGCGGAGAAGGCTCGCCAGGTCAGCGCTTTGGCTGTGGATATCAGCGAGCTGATTGCCGCTCAAGATTTGTCGGTGTTTCGACCGACGAAAAAGCGCGTGGCTTTTCATCCGCCCTGCACTTTGCAGCATGGGCAAAAGCTGCCGGGCGTGGTGGAGAATATACTGACCCAATTGGGTTTTGAGCTGACGCCGGTGGCCGACAAGCATTTGTGCTGCGGCTCGGCGGGCACCTACTCTCTGTTACAGCCGGAACTGGCGGGTCAGCTTAAGGCCAATAAACTGAAGAATCTGGTGGCGGGTGAGCCTGAGGTGATCGCCACCGCCAATATCGGCTGCCAGACGCATCTGGCCAGTGGCAGTGACCTGCCCGTGCGGCATTGGATTTGCCTGTTGGATGAGGCCTGA